In a genomic window of Glycine max cultivar Williams 82 chromosome 13, Glycine_max_v4.0, whole genome shotgun sequence:
- the LOC100801728 gene encoding putative serine/threonine-protein kinase has protein sequence MVFLIFSTRSPSPKPSHIPRNTNIQRSVVRLRLFQDMKIPCFSCFLPSTTEENNNNNDYPDEDGSFRLFTYNQLKLATCNFHSSEKVGEGGFGSVFKGKLVDGSFVAVKVLSVEVESMRGEREFVAELATLANIKHQNLVSLKGCCVEGVHRYLVYDYMENNSLYNAFLGSEERRMKFTWERRRDISIGVARGLDFLHEQLKPHIVHRDIKAKNILLDSNFIPKVSDFGLAKLLRDETSHISTRVAGTLGYLAPEYANSGQVSRKSDVYSFGVLLLQIVSGLAVVDAYQDIERFIVEKAWTAYQGNDLLKLVDPMLNMNFPEEEALKFLKLGLLCVQETAKFRPPMSEVLERLTKDIDMIDVHISKPGFVADLRNIRIKQQNLNSSQESSSAGATFTSSIWSSVNLAR, from the exons ATGGTCTTTCTCATTTTCTCCACACGCTCTCCCTCTCCAAAACCTTCACATATACCCCGAAACACCAACATCCAACGGAGTGTTGTTAGGTTACGCTTATTTCAAGACATGAAGATtccttgtttttcttgtttcttgccATCGACCACTgaagaaaacaacaacaacaacg ACTACCCAGATGAAGATGGGAGCTTTCGTTTGTTCACTTACAACCAATTGAAATTAGCCACGTGCAATTTTCATTCCTCGGAGAAGGTTGGAGAAGGAGGCTTTGGATCTGTCTTTAAG GGGAAGCTTGTAGATGGATCTTTTGTGGCGGTGAAAGTGCTTTCGGTTGAGGTGGAATCCATGCGAGGAGAGAGGGAATTTGTGGCGGAATTGGCTACACTTGCAAACATCAAGCACCAAAATCTTGTAAGCCTAAAAGGGTGTTGTGTGGAAGGTGTTCATAGATATTTGGTCTATGATTATATGGAGAACAATAGCCTCTACAACGCTTTCTTAG GTTCGGAGGAGAGAAGGATGAAATTCACTTGGGAAAGAAGGAGGGACATATCCATAGGTGTGGCTCGGGGACTTGACTTTCTTCATGAGCAGCTTAAGCCTCATATCGTACATAGAGACATCAAAGCAAAAAACATACTTCTTGATAGTAATTTCATACCAAAGGTTTCTGATTTTGGTTTGGCAAAATTGCTGAGAGATGAAACATCTCACATTAGCACTCGGGTTGCAGGGACATT GGGTTATCTAGCTCCAGAATATGCAAATTCTGGCCAGGTTTCGCGAAAATCAGATGTTTATAGCTTCGGAGTGTTACTTTTACAAATTGTGAGTGGCCTAGCAGTGGTGGATGCCTATCAAGACATAGAACGTTTCATAGTGGAGAAG GCGTGGACAGCGTATCAAGGTAACGATCTACTAAAGCTGGTGGATCCCATGCTTAATATGAATTTTCCAGAGGAAGAGGCCTTGAAATTCCTCAAGTTAGGGCTGCTTTGCGTGCAAGAAACTGCCAAGTTTCGGCCGCCAATGTCAGAGGTTCTAGAGAGATTGACCAAGGACATTGACATGATAGATGTTCACATTTCGAAACCAGGGTTCGTGGCTGATCTTAGGAACATCAGAATCAAACAACAAAACCTTAACTCGTCCCAGGAATCAAGTTCTGCTGGAGCAACCTTTACAAGCTCCATTTGGAGTTCGGTCAATCTTGctcgttaa